One genomic window of Nicotiana sylvestris chromosome 10, ASM39365v2, whole genome shotgun sequence includes the following:
- the LOC138879556 gene encoding uncharacterized protein: MDFIQVKLQRWFYGRRNEAEGTFYDVSCWVEEKLKKKIDIAFTLNVFPVDSWRSGAEEEGITFLVDLNKRTCGCFQFQFDELPCIHAIAAIEKRNIKKSNFCSYWYLKESWLKTYERQIHHVGHIDSWIVPESVKSQIVKPPDFKVPLGRRQKKRHIPTTESSKITFKCGRCKRIGHNRTTCIYSPAVHPFSRKHRE; the protein is encoded by the exons ATGGATTTCATTCAAGTGAAGCTACAACGTTGGTTTTATGGAAGAAGAAATGAAGCAGAAGGAACTTTTTATGATGTTTCTTGTTGGGTAGAggagaaattgaagaaaaagataGATATAGCATTTACTTTGAAT GTCTTCCCTGTTGATTCATGGCGTTCTGGAGCTGAAGAAGAAGGAATAACTTTCTTGGTGGACTTAAACAAAAGAACATGTGGTTGTTTTCAGTTTCAATTTGATGAATTACCATGCATACATGCAATTGCAGCTATCGAGAAGAGAAACATCAAGAAGTCCAACTTTTGCTCGTACTGGTACTTAAAGGAATCTTGGCTGAAAACATATGAAAGACAAATACATCATGTAGGACATATTGATTCTTGGATTGTACCAGAGAGTGTTAAGTCACAAATTGTTAAACCTCCAGATTTCAAAGTGCCACTAGGTAGAAGGCAGAAGAAAAGGCATATTCCAACTACCgagtcatcaaaaataacattcaaATGTGGTCGTTGCAAAAGAATTGGTCATAATAGAACAACTTGTATATATTCTCCTGCAGTCCATCCATTTTCAAGAAAGCATAGAGAATAA
- the LOC104228670 gene encoding protein FAR1-RELATED SEQUENCE 4-like — protein sequence MEIDMVEAQPITEEVLQTFDSIQVEGQSIKEIDNEQALGIQVLESAPVIEEVAEKTSTKLTRRRIKDSTLFKIVKIEKNLDCSVNTMKTDQKHVTSKLISGYIIDNLRDPRFEVTPAFVMAEMQKLHGLDIGYHKVWRAIQRASALIRGTPEENYELLSSYLYMMRSKKPGTYTNIKIDNNNRFDYMFYAYGSSISGWNHCRPVIAVDETFLKSKFHGVIIISVSKDANNQIFPLAFGIAESENNNSYEWYFNKHQSIAYAIAKVYPESHHEICIYHLEQNLKRRKVKSEVIKLFQTAARVYRRKEFDLYMSDIEKVDKKTYDYLMEEPPEKWARSCSP from the exons ATGGAAAtagatatggttgaagctcaaccaataactgaagaggtgcttcaaacatttgattctattcaagtagaaggacaaAGCATTAAAGAGATTGACAACGAACAAGCTTTGGGTATTCAAGTCTTAGAGAGTGCACCGGTAATCGAAGAAGTTGCTGAAAAAACCTCTACTAAACTAACTAGACGAAG AATTAAAGATTCAACACTGTTCAAGATAGTAAAGATTGAGAAAAATCTTGACTGCTCTGTTAACACTATGAAAACCGATCAAAAGCATGTAACTTCAAAGTTGATTAGTGGTTACATTATCGACAATCTTCGAGACCCAAGGTTTGAAGTTACGCCAGCTTTTGTCATGGCAGAAATGCAAAAATTGCATGGACTAGACATTGGGTATCACAAGGTGTGGCGTGCTATTCAACGTGCTTCCGCTTTAATAAGAGGAACTCCTGAAGAGAATTATGAATTATTGTCTTCATACTTGTATATGATGAGAAGTAAAAAACCGGGAACATATACTAACATAAAGATAGACAACAACAACAG GTTTGATTATATGTTTTATGCATATGGATCATCAATATCTGGTTGGAATCATTGTAGACCAGTGATTGCAGTTGATGAAACTTTTTTGAAGTCAAAATTTCATGGTGTTATTATAATTTCAGTTTCAAAGGATGCAAATAACCAAATTTTCCCACTAGCCTTTGGAATAGCAGAATCTGAAAATAACAATTCCTATGAGTGGTACTTTA aCAAGCATCAATCTATTGCATATGCCATCGCAAAGGTATATCCTGAAAGCCACCATGAGATTTGTATTTATCATTTGGAGCAGAACCTAAAGCGAAGGAAAGTGAAAAGTGAGGTCATAAAACTTTTTCAAACTGCTGCAAGAGTATACAGGCGCAAAGAATTTGATCTTTACATGTCAGATATAGAAAAAGTAGATAAGAAGACTTATGACTACTTGATGGAAGAACCACCAGAAAAGTGGGCACGCTCTTGTAGTCCATGA